In Rosa rugosa chromosome 4, drRosRugo1.1, whole genome shotgun sequence, the genomic stretch ATCAAAATGGTTAAGGAGGAACTTATTGGCATTGAACTGACCAGTGACAAAGAAACAAGACTGTTGGGCTAACTTCAACCCTTGAACCACCCACTAAGAGCTCCAATCAATACTCCTGATGAAAACTAAAAGCCAAGTTTCTTACTTAATTTACAAGGAAGTCTTCCACTCGAGAATCCGATCCTAAGcagaaatatagaatagaaacCTGTAAGCATCAACTTTTGTTTTATATTATATTGCACTTGTTATTCTATTTGAAACAATAGAAACAATATTATCTTCAGAAGTCTCGAAAAGAACCTATCCAGGTAATGTACTTGGCTTCTAATCTTTTTATCAATTAAAAAGATGCCCCCCACCCCCCTCCCCTCCTCTCTCCAGGGACTTTAATACTAAATTTTGATAGCTCTATCAAGACTAATAATCTTAGTGTAGAAGATTTTGTTTTTAGAGATGACCATGGCAATCAAATCTTGGCTGCCTCAAATAATTTAGGTCATAATGATGTGTTAATGTCAGAAGCTTTAGCCCTGCGAGCTAGTCTTCGTGCTATCTTATTACATGGCTTTCATTATTTGGAAGTAGAAGATGATTCGAAACTGTTGATTGATAGTTTTCATAGATCTATACATCCTCCTTGGCGTAtcaaaaaaaatcctcaaagaCATTCCATAGTTGTCATCTCAACTCCACAACTTAAGCCTTAAACATGTCGAGAGATAAGCCAACTTCTTAGCCAATGCAATTGCCAATATGGGACACCATCCTATTGCtcaattttggaaaaattatCTGCCATTACCTGCTTATAATATTCACTTGTTTGATAATTTGGGTATCCCTGTTTTGCTCTTTAGTTGTTGACTTGTTGTTTTTATTCCTTGtatcgaaaaaaaaataatttgtttTATATATAATAATCCAATTTACCCATATTTACATTCTAGACCTGATGACGAAATTTGGGATACTTTTTCGGTTCCCCTTTTCAGTTAAGAATGTCATTTTATTTCACCAATTAGAGTTGGATTGTATTAGAGCTTTTAGTTTgtaatcttttcttttcttattaaaaaaatCTGGAGATACCAAAGCCCGTGGTACAGCGGCAGCCACTGTAATTATATATAGAACAAATCTTATTCATAAATTGAGAAAAACACAAATTCTGTCAACGCTCTCATTTggtggttttttttctttattttagacCCATTGACCCAAAGGAGCGATTAATAATGGAGTAACACAGATTATAAATGGATTAATTTTCTGCTCAGAGCCTCAAACACAGGTCATTGAATTTTTGACACTGCAGAGGATGAATTGAAGGAGCTGACAGATAATATTATCTTGCAGATTAATTCTTCGATTAAATTAATATTGATGATTATAAATTGGTAGGGTAGGTGTCCCTTTGGTTCAAGGACACTTGGGTCCTCCTTCCTTTGTCTTCCAGTTGTTGTAGCAAGGACACACAGCTTTGTTGCCATAGAAGCCTGGGGGAACACACAGACACTTGGCACAGCATTTCTGGCAGAAGAACATGCATGGCTTGTGGTACTGTGTTTGGCTACATCTCCTTGTGCACTGTGATGGGCATTCTGGTAATTCGATTCACAGATTAATCACAGGGAGAGGTTGAAAATATTAACATGCATGGATATAGTTTTTAATTAACCAAGAAGATGGAAAATCTGATACTTACGCGAACTCTGAAGACTCCCCGGTCCATACCTTGCCTGAAAAATTACAGTCGAGTTTGTTTGTCAGAAACTGACCGGACTAGCCATAATGAGGATaaatgaagaaaagagaagGAAGAACTTACACTGTCCAAGTGATACTGGGTTTCTGCTGCCATGGAAATCCCAAGGAGAGCTAGAAGAAGAAGGCAGAGAAGCTTAGCCATGGCCATTGTTATCACTACTATCAGCAAAACAGACCAAACCAAGAGCTTAGCTAGAGAAATAGATTGGTTCAAGTTGGCTAGTAGTGGTAATGGATTTGGTGTGGGACTTGATATATTTAGATTGCAAAATGAGAATGGCTATTTATAGAGATTCGAGGAGGCATGCCCAACAAATATCATGTTACTGCCTAATCTGTTGATGCTATGATTCTATGGCTGCTTATTTTTTAGCATCTTAATTAAAGTATTATTGGTTTGATGACTTTGATCTATGTTGTGGTCATATTCCCAAATTGTCCCATCTATAcaaaaagaaagtaaaaacaCGAAACATAAATTAATCCCGATGTATACTATATACTAAATTACCATGCCCAAAGCCTTGAAAAGTTGTACTTTGTAAATTAAATAAGAAATTGAATTATTGGTTATTTAACTTACATAGTAAAATTGAGCATCgtaaaattaaatttaaaaagtTATATTATATTGTTGACACCTCGAATAATTATTGTGCATTTAAAAGTTTATATCTTATTTATTCACATAATATGTAAAATGATTATAGATTGTACTCATTGTAGTGTTGAAAATGATGTTGTCCGATTGGTGTTTTGGTCGGAACTGACCACATAAATGACGATCCCTTTTTGTGATTCATGTGCACCATGCTCGATACTTATATAATAAGTTAATAACTAATCAACGATCAATGCTGCCTCAATTAGACACGACAACACTTTGTAAAAGAGGACTAGATCATAAGCACACCGCTAGACGTTGATGTTGTCCCGTACTACTTAGATCACGCGAAGCAACTATAAGTTTAGTAATATAATTTCTAATTTGAAGTCACTGAATCTAAAAGAACAATAACTCAAAAGAACGTACAACAAAAATACTACTGAAGAATACAAATATAAGATGATCAGTTATTAACGCTAATGGTTTTCATGGTTGATACTGCATATCAAGATAAATATTCCCTCTAACAAAATGAATTTCCGAGAATGACAATGAGAACGTTTATCTTTACAAAGGACCTACAAATTTTTTTGCAACGGGTGCTATCACAAGTAACATTGAGAGATACAAATATCAGATGATCAATTATTAATGCTAATGGTTTTCATGATTGACACTGCCAACCAAACTTCACCAAATCAAATCGATAGCATAAAACAACATTTGTCGATGCAGATCAAGATAAATATCGCCTCAAAAAAACAGAATGACTTTCTAAAAATGACAACGATGACGTTTAACTTTACAAAGGGCGTACAAGTAATTTTGCAAAGGGGGATATCACAAGTGTTATCCAAGTAACATGGGACGTTCGTTGAGTGTAGACAAAAAGGGTGTGAGTCGATAAATGAGATGACGACGGGTACTCATTACTTCACTATGGGCCCAAACAAAATTAATACCCGTTGTAACTATACTCTACACAGACTCCTATCCTACTACTATATACGCATCACGTACTACCTTTCGATTTTGCAAACGTGTGTCGTGGCAAGATCTTAGGGTGAGTGTGCAGAGGATCACATGGTGCGTCGGTGTAGGGAAGATAATAGGAGGGGTCGTATAATTGAACGGTGGTGGGGCCCATCCATGTGAGGCTACTCGGAGCGCATGTGATATGACCTAAAACCACGTAGACATGTGCCAAAAACGACAGCGGATGCCCCATCTTCTGCTGTCGTCTATTctgtgctttttgttttttgttttttttcttttcttttcggaGTGGGCCTTTGTCTGGGCTCCAGAAAGTAACGAGATGGTGGGCCTTTCTAGAACTAAATTCTCATTTTTTTGGGCCTGATAGTTAAAGCTGCATGGCCCAATCATACTGTACACTTTTCTTGTACGATAAAATGGAATGTAGCGTGGATTGATTACAGTCCCGAATATAAGCGATTGCCTTTGGTGAGATGTCACTTTAATCatgttcttcttctcttcatgCGTGGAAGTGACATTCAAATTTGAATCGAAAAGAGTCTTCAGTAGGGTCGCCGTCGCTTAGGAATGATACTGGCCACCATGAGGTGCTAATTATTAAGGCATTGGGTGTATATGTGAGATTGTCGgggtgttttttcttttttttgtttgtacgATGGAGTGGATCGAATCCTTAGGCTAGCCTAATTCCCACCATTCCTCAACACTTGGGCTAAATTGAAGAACATGCGGCAAGATTAAGACCAAGATGGTGCATTCTCACATAATCGACCACAGTTGCAGTTTCTATGACTACCACAATATCTGGTGCTTAATCCATTTTAGATTCTATCGAAATCCGATTTGAAGGAACTTTCTGTGTTTAGTTTTTGAGTCCCATTGTATCTTTAAGGGGTTTatttttagtttagtttttttttttttggatggaaATACATGCACTAAAATACTTGGTGAAGGTGAACAAATTGAGAAAGAGTCTTGTTTAGGTATCCCATCAATATCTCATTGCTCTCGACTTGATATCAGATAGGAGATTCAGGGACATGACATATTGGTCCAGCTCATGTAAGCTCTACTGGCTATGATAATTAAATGGCGTGGCCACCCAATTGAGGTAGGAAATAGTAGCTTGTCTAGCTATCTTGTTTGGTTGTCAGTATGCCTTAGGCTCCTGGCCTTTGATGCTGTACTGATGATGAAGTGATGATTGCTTGAATGAGATCAATTTTGACGCTGTTCCAACACATGCATGTTTGGCATTGCCTCGGGCATCAAGGTTGAGATAGAGGACACATTTTAAGCAGTTTTGAACTTGGATACCAGGCCAGGCCATGCATGTCTGCTACCATATacagtagagagagagagagagagagagagattcataCATGTACAAAAAATACAATCTGTCATATAAAAAGCAGTCGGTTTCATCATGACCGTAAAATATCTCTTTTGATTTTGAACGTTCTCTATCTGTCTGTTCATATCCAgcctatacacacacacatacacatacacccatatatatatatatgatctgAACTGAGTTACCTGCTGTGTTGGATCAATATATGAATATATCACTAACTTTTGGTTTGAGCAAGCTAGCTTTCAGTAGTTTAATCCTAATTAATTGATCTGTATACGCAACAGCCTTCTGAATTATGAAATATTTCGTATGCATACTCTTCTGGCATGGAATCTTTCATTACAGTATCTGTCAAAGCTGGCTAGGGATCATGAGGTGGGTCGATCTATATGATTTATAAACAAAATATGATATATCAAGGATTGGATAGGCTTTGCTTGCACCATCCAATTTGCCTGTTGTCGATCATAAATGTGCACAACATAGGACGACATTCAGAATTAAAGAATATTGAGACAGGGATAGAGAGAAAACAAGATAACAAAAAATATGAGTCCAATCTAGAATTTCATTTAAACATATGAAACCAATGGTCTTCAACAGAGGACATGGCCCAACCAATCTAATCAACACACTACAGCCTAATGATAATGTTGCTGGCTTGGATGAAAAGAGAACAGGATCATTCTTTGATGAGATAGATAGAGATATATATTTAGTTGCTTATTCTCGTCTTCTCCAAACATCTTTCAGtactttttttttcaatctgGTAACATCTTCCAGTACTTCATTTCTAGCACTAGCAATGTGTACTCAATAATTTTCCGTTTGCAGTTTGGAATTAAAGAGCTAAAGATGGATTAACTCTTAAAAAGGCAGTAACCGAGGGATGTATTagatagatagagagagagagagagagagagagagagaggcttacACACAACTTGATTATGACCTACATTTTTAATGCGTAACTAATAAGCTCTTCTTTTCATATATTGATCATAATATGTTATCTTAGGCGTCCTCCTAAGCTCTTAGCTTACATACAATCTGAAATATATCATCATTCTAGAGCTAGAGTAGTGATGACATAATTAAAAGGGTGCGTACCCTTCTTTGATTAATTTATTGATATATACAAGCTGTATTACTACATGCAATATATATACCCTTGATTCTTAATGCTCCCCCCTACTCAAGTCTTAACTAGAGCTTCTCACAAATGCATGGTGAAAATTAGGGCAAATGCGTGGGTACAGAAGGAGAAAAACCTCATTTAGAGGGAACCCAAGAAGTTAGAATAATATATATGCTACTTACACAGTTGATTGTAGAAAGCCTATTTTGTATATAATTCTGCCATATCACTTTTTGCACAACCAGTTACTTAATTAACTATGCAAGtgccaattaaaaaaaaaaaaaaactaagggtCCAAATGTCTCTAATTAAGTAAGGACATTCAAAGGTGTTTCCACTAGAGCTCCAATATATTTAATATTGAGCATTCTTTCAACTAATCTAAAATATATATGTTATCTTCTTGCTATTTGGTTCCAACAAATTAATTCCACTGACCACCGAAAAGTAGAGGGAGGAGGGACACTAAATAGTACTTTAACACTatagtttctgtttttgtttttgtaagcTTAGGCGGCCGGAACAAGTTTTTCAAAATGTTCTGAACTGTTGATATATAGCATTCTTTCAACTAATCTAAAATATATATGTTATCTTCTTGCTATTTGGTTCCAACAAATTAATTCCACTGACCACCGAAAAGTAGAGGGAGGAGGGACACTAAATAGTACTTTAACACTatagtttctgtttttgtttttgtaagcTTAGGCGGCCGGAACAAGTTTTTCAAAATGTTCTGAACTGTTGATATATAGCATGATTGGATGTGTGGGCCTTTCTGAAAACATAGCATAATCTCAACATTATATACATGTTGTAAGAAtgataaattttctttttactgCAGACATATATTGGTATTCAAAAGTTTGGTATAAAATCATCAAGATTATACACAAGGAAAGAACTAGTAGAATATCCAGGAAATTTTAGGCTTCTGCACTAGTAGAACTAGCAGACTATACATTTCTGCATTGCGCTTGCAGCTCTATTTCAAGTCCATGGAGGTAGAATTCGAATTTGGGgataaaggaaagaaagaaaaggaattcATGAATATAAAGCAATATATTAATAAGAAGACATGCGAACATGTACAACATGATATAGAGAAACTTTTCCTTTCGACAATCAAATCAAAGTTTGATTACCATCTTAGAGTCATATGCATAGAGGTTGGCAAATCAATTCAGAATTCACAATCTTTGGCATCAATCAGTTAACTACTTTCAGAGAAATCAAAGACCCTTCTTCATTCAGTCCTATACACGCCGTTCAATTATGAAAGCAGGCAGTATTATTGTTGATAAGAATTATTGGGTGGAGTATACTCACAAACAACCTCAGTTTCCACTTCCCTCCGGTGAAAATTCCGGTGGCAGCCGCAGGCAGCACAAGTCAGCGCCTCCGCCGTGCCCTCCTGCCCACTTGCCATGAATTCTCTGCATCCATCTACCGCATACCCTCCGATATTTGCAGCGTGATTCTTCTGGCACTCCCCATACCTCACAGTTCTAACCATTGAAGATGAAGTACTGCTTGAGCTCCTCCGGGACGACCCATCTCTTCTGACTACCACTTGctgtttcttcatcaatttctttGGATCAAGCCCTAGAAATAGACTTCCTTAGTCGACTAGATGGAATAGGATGTTGGAGATAACTTGCAGTACTTACAAGGAAGCTAGCTAtatatgtctatatatatacagcTCAATAACTataaaccagaaaaaaaaaggatttaagaaaaaaaaaagggaaaagaaaaaaaaaaggctatgCCTGTATTTAGTTGGtgcctaaccctaaccctagcagctatatatagttatatacagaTTGGCATATATATTGGTAGCTTAGTGTGCTTGGTGTAATACCACAAGCTTTAGAAGATAGGTTAGTTaaaagcataaaaaaaaaaaaaaaaaaaaaaaagataggtTAATTAAAGAGAGCATTTTCAGCAGCCCTTTTGTTTTTACCAGTCACTACCAAATTTTTCAAGCCAGGACTTTGGCTTTGAATATGATATACAGTAACGAGAGCCCAGAACAGACATCGATGTCGTCTTGTCGACTAATCACAGGCTAACACGTCCAAAaataacgtcaaaacgaaaagtAACTCTTAATTTTAATAAAGGAGTAGCAGTTAGGTTACCCATATCTCTTTTAGTCTTATTAAA encodes the following:
- the LOC133707433 gene encoding gibberellin-regulated protein 6, whose translation is MAMAKLLCLLLLALLGISMAAETQYHLDSARYGPGSLQSSQCPSQCTRRCSQTQYHKPCMFFCQKCCAKCLCVPPGFYGNKAVCPCYNNWKTKEGGPKCP
- the LOC133744038 gene encoding mini zinc finger protein 3-like, which codes for MKKQQVVVRRDGSSRRSSSSTSSSMVRTVRYGECQKNHAANIGGYAVDGCREFMASGQEGTAEALTCAACGCHRNFHRREVETEVVCEYTPPNNSYQQ